In Quercus robur chromosome 10, dhQueRobu3.1, whole genome shotgun sequence, a genomic segment contains:
- the LOC126702684 gene encoding pentatricopeptide repeat-containing protein At4g02750, producing the protein MRGNYSFRQLSSTCYRSLQNEPINKKLQNATKTSTPSKKTLTQKRSEPKNKKSAISDSEIVKWNMSITTHMRNGQWESALQVFNSMPRRSSVSYNAMISGYLSNDKFGLARDMFEKMPDRDLVSWNVMLSGYVRNRNLGAARVLFDQMPERDVVSWNAMLSGYAQNGYVDEARKIFYRMPDKNEISWNGLLSTYVQNGRIEEACRLFESKEDWEVVSWNCLMGGYVKRKRLVDARRLFDQMPMRDEISWNTIVTGYAQNGELSEARRLFEESPTRDVFTWTALVSGYVQNGMLDEARRVFDEMPVKNEVSWNAMIAGYVQCKRMDTARDLFEAMPCRNISSWNTMITGYAQSGDISQARNLFDRMSQRDSISWAAIIAGYAQSGHGEEALHLFVKMKRNGERLNRSAFTCSLSACADIAALELGKQLHGRLVKAGLETGCYVGNALLAMYCKCGSIDEAYDIFEEISEKDVVSWNTMIAGNARHGFGKEAMTVFESMKTAGIKPDDVTMVGVLSACSHTGLLDKGTEYFYSMNCDYGITANSKHYTCMIDLLGRAGRLDEAQNLMRNMPFEPDAATWGALLGASRIHGNTELGEKAAKIIFEMEPDNSGMYVLLSNLYAASGRWGDVSRMRLKMRDNGVKKVPGYSWLEVENMVHTFSVGDSFHPEKGRIYAFLEELDLKMKLDGYVSSTKLVLHDVEEEEKEHMLKYHSEKLAVAFGILSIPAGRPIRVMKNLRVCEDCHNAIKHISKIEGRLIILRDSHRFHHFSGGSCSCGDYW; encoded by the exons ATGCGCGGGAATTATAGTTTCAGACAGTTAAGCAGCACCTGCTATCGCTCGCTTCAAAACGAACCCATCAACAAGAAGCTCCAAAATGCAACAAAAACCTCAACCCCATCGAAGAAAACATTAACCCAAAAACGCAGCGAACCTAAGAACAAGAAGTCAGCCATTTCAGACTCGGAAATTGTGAAATGGAACATGTCCATTACCACCCACATGCGCAATGGCCAATGGGAGTCAGCCCTCCAAGTCTTCAATTCAATGCCACGACGGAGTTCGGTCTCCTACAACGCCATGATATCTGGGTACCTGTCGAATGACAAGTTTGGGCTTGCACGAGACATGTTTGAGAAAATGCCTGACAGAGACTTGGTTTCTTGGAATGTGATGCTTAGTGGGTATGTGAGGAATCGGAATCTTGGTGCTGCTCGTGTTTTGTTTGATCAGATGCCCGAAAGGGATGTTGTGTCGTGGAACGCTATGTTATCTGGGTATGCACAGAATGGATATGTTGATGAGGCAAGGAAGATTTTTTATAGGATGCCGGATAAGAATGAGATATCATGGAATGGATTACTTTCAACATATGTGCAGAATGGGAGGATAGAAGAGGCTTGTAGGTTGTTTGAGTCGAAAGAGGATTGGGAAGTGGTGTCTTGGAATTGTTTGATGGGTGGGTATGTAAAGAGGAAGAGGTTGGTTGATGCTAGACGACTTTTTGATCAGATGCCTATGAGAGATGAGATTTCTTGGAATACTATTGTTACAGGTTATGCGCAGAATGGGGAGTTGTCAGAAGCTAGGAGATTGTTTGAGGAGTCTCCTACTCGGGATGTGTTTACGTGGACCGCGCTGGTATCTGGCTATGTGCAGAATGGGATGCTGGATGAAGCAAGAAGAGTTTTCGATGAGATGCCAGTGAAAAATGAGGTTTCATGGAATGCAATGATTGCAGGATATGTGCAGTGCAAGAGAATGGACACGGCAAGGGACTTGTTCGAGGCAATGCCTTGTCGAAACATCAGCTCTTGGAATACCATGATTACTGGCTATGCTCAGAGTGGTGATATTTCTCAAGCTAGGAATTTGTTCGATAGGATGTCTCAGCGTGACAGCATTTCTTGGGCGGCAATTATTGCTGGTTATGCTCAAAGTGGTCATGGTGAAGAGGCTTTGCATCTATTtgtgaagatgaaaaggaatGGTGAAAGATTAAATAGGTCTGCATTTACTTGTTCTTTGAGTGCATGTGCCGATATTGCTGCTCTTGAGTTGGGGAAGCAATTGCATGGGCGGCTAGTTAAGGCAGGATTGGAGACTGGGTGTTATGTGGGGAATGCACTTCTTGCAATGTATTGTAAATGTGGAAGCATAGATGAAGCATATGATATTTTTGAAGAGATTTCAGAAAAGGATGTTGTCTCATGGAACACAATGATAGCAGGAAACGCAAGACATGGATTTGGCAAAGAGGCTATGACGGTTTTTGAGTCAATGAAGACAGCGGGTATCAAACCAGATGATGTCACTATG GTTGGTGTGTTATCTGCTTGTAGTCACACTGGGTTGCTAGATAAGGGCACtgaatatttttattcaatgaatTGCGATTATGGTATAACAGCAAACTCAAAACACTATACATGCATGATTGATCTTCTTGGCCGAGCAGGGCGTCTGGATGAGGCCCAGAATTTAATGAGAAATATGCCTTTCGAACCAGATGCTGCTACATGGGGTGCTCTACTTGGTGCAAGCAGAATTCATGGCAATACTGAATTAGGTGAAAAGGCTGCTAAGATTATTTTTGAGATGGAACCTGATAACTCAGGAATGTATGTTCTTCTCTCAAATTTATATGCAGCTTCAGGTAGATGGGGCGATGTGAGCAGAATGAGATTGAAAATGAGGGATAATGGTGTGAAGAAAGTACCTGGGTATAGTTGGCTTGAAGTGGAGAATATGGTTCATACATTTTCAGTTGGGGACTCCTTCCACCCGGAGAAGGGCCGAATATATGCCTTTTTAGAAGAATTGGATTTGAAAATGAAGCTGGATGGGTATGTTTCTTCTACAAAATTGGTTTTACATGATGTGGAAGAGGAGGAGAAGGAGCATATGCTGAAGTATCACAGTGAGAAATTAGCTGTGGCATTTGGAATTCTTTCTATACCAGCTGGGAGACCAATCCGTGTGATGAAAAATTTGCGGGTGTGTGAAGACTGCCACAATGCTATCAAACACATATCCAAGATTGAGGGAAGGTTGATAATCTTAAGGGATTCCCACCGTTTTCACCACTTCAGTGGTGGTTCATGTTCATGTGGGGACTACTGGTGA